A window of the Citrus sinensis cultivar Valencia sweet orange chromosome 9, DVS_A1.0, whole genome shotgun sequence genome harbors these coding sequences:
- the LOC102612140 gene encoding E3 ubiquitin-protein ligase PRT1-like isoform X2, whose protein sequence is MNSWHESNCPVCRNPYNHFPSICHLLHFLLKKLYPLTYEKRERQVAEEEKQLGHFSPQVDYNLFGSPTNKEVDILGKSLDSPSQQQIKLYSESRFSGEGKSSPCMKSLETTAESGDDAMLKLVTSSECSEATANSTAQECGLVGNDLEHKAENRVSVDDLSCAACKKMLFKPVVLNCGHVFCELCLFVPEDGNFKCPNCQSLQPYGLPSVCLIIEHFLEERFSDLYAERKEALLKQTSGATQARRRKNRSASFPKHVYASLWLGNGPKIHFGVGCDYCGMSPIIGERYKCKDCVESIGFDLCEACHNNPAKVPGRFNQQHKPEHKFEIMQPTSLSDLINRINSDMSDDEGSDATENRDGVARTGDLSGDVPEDPENDTNDLEDASSCFLPVDASLDPQDDSDERSSDFP, encoded by the exons ATGAATTCTTGGCATGAGTCTAACTGCCCAGTTTGTCGTAACCCTTACAATCATTTTCCAAGTATTTGTCATTTGCTGCACTTCTTGCTCAAGAAGCTGTATCCTTTGACCTATGAGAAAAGGGAAAGGCAAGTGGCAG AAGAAGAGAAGCAACTCGGCCACTTCTCACCACAGgttgattataatttatttggatCACCTACTAATAAGGAGGTTGATATCTTGGGCAAGTCTCTAGATTCCCCCTCTCAACAGCAGATAAAATTGTATTCAGAAAGTCGTTTTTCTGGGGAAGGGAAATCTTCCCCCTGCATGAAATCATTGGAAACGACCGCAGAATCTGGAGATGATGCAATGCTGAAATTGGTGACATCTTCAGAATGCTCTGAAGCCACTGCAAATTCAACTGCCCAAGAATGCGGTTTGGTTGGAAATGATCTTGAACATAAAGCTGAAAACCGGGTCTCAGTTGATGATTTATCTTGCGCTGCATGCAAGAAGATGCTCTTTAAGCCAGTTGTTCTTAACTGTGGACATg TGTTTTGTGaactttgtttgtttgttccTGAAGATGGAAATTTTAAGTGCCCAAATTGTCAAAGCTTGCAGCCTTATGGGCTCCCTAGCGTGTGTTTGATTATAGAGCATTTCTTGGAGGAGCGGTTTTCTGATTTATATGCAGAGAGAAAGGAAGCTTTATTGAAACAAACCAGTG GTGCAACACAGGCTCGACGTCGGAAAAATCGATCAGCTTCATTCCCTAAACATGTTTACGCATCATTGTGGCTTGGCAATGGGCCTAAGATCCATTTTGGAGTGGGTTGTGATTATTGTGGG atGTCTCCTATAATTGGGGAGAGATACAAATGCAAAGACTGTGTGGAGTCAATAGGTTTTGACCTGTGTGAAGCATGCCACAATAATCCTGCTAAGGTTCCAGGTCGATTCAATCAACAGCACAAACCAGAACACAAGTTTGAAATCATGCAACCAACAAGCTTAAGTGATCTGATAAATAGGATCAATTCTGATATGTCTGATGATGAAGGCTCAGATGCTACAGAGAATCGTGATGGTGTTGCTCGAACTGGCGACTTGTCAGGTGATGTTCCAGAAGACCCAGAAAATGATACTAATGATCTGGAGGATGCTTCTTCCTGTTTTTTGCCCGTTGATGCCTCACTGGATCCACAAGATGATTCTGACGAACGTTCATCAGATTTCCCTTGA